One part of the Nocardioides zeae genome encodes these proteins:
- the pcaDC gene encoding bifunctional 3-oxoadipate enol-lactonase/4-carboxymuconolactone decarboxylase PcaDC: protein MSVPVIDGVELSEAGNGPLLLLGPSLGTSATALWERSAALLAADHHVVGWDLPGHGTSPAPADGFTMAELAGGVLAFAERLLRERGEASGTFVYAGVSVGGAVGLQLLLDAPERVAAAALICTGAKIGTPDGWHERAAMVRAFGTATMVEGSAKRWFAPGFLEREPEVGRALLASLEETDTAGYAAVCKALAAFDVRDRLGAIRVPVLAVAGAADEPTPPSDLETIAALVADGRTVVLDGVAHLAPAEAPAEVADLLRAHLKQGAVITESQRAAAGAVVRRQVLGDDHLDGAGAAPTAFTRDFDDLVTQYAWGSVWARPGLDRRSRSLVALSTLVAQRDHDELATHVRAALRNGLTVEELAEVFLQASVHCGTAAAAAAFRVAQETLRADGVEL, encoded by the coding sequence ATGAGCGTCCCCGTCATCGACGGCGTCGAGCTGAGCGAGGCCGGCAACGGCCCTCTGCTGCTGCTCGGCCCGTCCCTCGGCACCTCCGCGACCGCGCTCTGGGAGCGGAGCGCGGCGCTGCTCGCCGCGGACCACCACGTGGTCGGCTGGGACCTGCCGGGGCACGGCACGAGCCCGGCGCCGGCCGACGGCTTCACCATGGCGGAGCTGGCCGGGGGCGTCCTCGCCTTCGCCGAGCGCCTCCTGCGGGAGCGCGGCGAGGCGAGCGGGACGTTCGTCTACGCCGGCGTCTCGGTCGGCGGCGCCGTGGGCCTGCAGCTGCTCCTCGACGCGCCCGAGCGGGTCGCGGCAGCCGCCCTGATCTGCACCGGCGCGAAGATCGGCACACCCGACGGCTGGCACGAGAGGGCCGCGATGGTGCGGGCCTTCGGCACGGCCACGATGGTCGAGGGCTCGGCGAAGCGGTGGTTCGCCCCCGGCTTCCTCGAGCGCGAGCCGGAGGTCGGCCGGGCGCTCCTCGCGTCGCTCGAGGAGACGGACACGGCCGGCTACGCCGCTGTCTGCAAGGCGCTCGCGGCGTTCGACGTGCGGGACCGGTTGGGCGCGATCCGCGTCCCGGTCCTCGCGGTGGCCGGGGCGGCCGACGAGCCCACCCCGCCCTCCGACCTCGAGACGATCGCCGCCTTGGTGGCCGACGGCCGCACGGTGGTGCTCGACGGCGTCGCCCACCTCGCCCCCGCGGAGGCCCCCGCCGAGGTCGCGGACCTGCTGCGCGCCCACCTGAAGCAGGGCGCCGTCATCACCGAGTCGCAGCGCGCGGCCGCCGGCGCGGTCGTACGTCGGCAGGTGCTGGGCGACGACCACCTCGACGGTGCCGGTGCCGCACCGACGGCGTTCACGCGGGACTTCGACGACCTGGTGACGCAGTACGCCTGGGGCTCCGTCTGGGCGCGCCCCGGCCTCGACCGTCGCTCGCGCTCCCTGGTCGCGCTCTCCACCCTCGTCGCCCAGCGCGACCACGACGAGCTGGCGACGCACGTGCGCGCGGCACTGCGCAACGGCCTGACCGTGGAGGAGCTGGCCGAGGTCTTCCTGCAGGCGTCCGTGCACTGCGGCACGGCCGCCGCCGCAGCCGCCTTCCGCGTCGCCCAGGAGACCTTGCGGGCCGACGGCGTGGAGCTCTAG